The genome window CAAATCATCGTTACTCGGCGAACTTTGTAAACTTTTTTTAGATTTTGCCCCAGACAAAAAAATGGCCATTGTTGCCATTGACCCTTCTTCCAATCTGAGTGGAGGTTCCATCCTTGGTGATAGAACAAGGGTGACTCTACCCCGAAGGGATACAAGAATTTACTTTAGGTCCCAACCTTCCCAACTGGAACTAGGAGGACTCAATCCCTATACTTATCATGTCATCCGATTCTTACGAAGAATATTTGATTATGTATTTATAGAAACAGTTGGTATAGGCCAAAACGAAATTTCTGTTTCTCTCATTTCCGATTTATCCTTTCTTGTGATGCAACCACTCGGTGGAGACCAAGTACAATTTATGAAATCGGGGATTATGGAAGTTCCAGAAGCATTTATCATCAACAAATGTGATGAAGAGTCTTTGGCAAACTCCAGTTATTATATGTTAGAATCCACTTTGGAATTCATCAAAGACATATTACCGAATCAGTCGCTTCCACCGATATTCAAAACATCAGTCACTAAACGAAAGGGTATCGAAGAACTATTGTTATACATCCTGCAATATCAAAAAAGAAAAGACAAAAATTCAGAAACACTCACCCAACTTACACAGTGGATACGAAATGAATATGGAAGATGGGGAATTTCCATCTGGGAAGAATTAGAATCTTCCAAATGGAACCAGGCAGTCAAACGAAATCCGCTCGGTGGGATTCATAAACTCAAGTATGAAGAAGAAGAACGTAAAATCGTTTCTTTCATTCAATCAAAAATCAAATAAGGACTTTTAAAAAAACCTCTGGGATAGGGCATGGTTTCCTTTCCGCATAATCAAAAAAAACGATTGCTGTTTTAGCGCGAGCGATTTCCTTTCCCCCATTTTTATGGGTAATTACATAAACCATTTCCAAAGATTTTTTAGACACATTGTCCACAAAAAGTTGCATCATCAAATCATCTGGGAAAAAAGCCTCGGATTTATATACAATCGCAACATCCGATACAACAATCCCCTTCCCTTCCACATTGATTTCTGTCCATCCATGTGAATGAAAAAACCGAGCTCGGCATTCATGGGTTAAGGTCAAAATAGCATCATGAGCAAGATGGCCCGCAAAGTTGATATCAGAAATCCGAACACTTAAGTTCGTAGAATAAATTTGTTTTTCTGGAATATCAATTGCAATCCGAGCCATTAGTCAACAAACCATTTGTATCTTTCATCAACTAACTTCTCCTCTTCTTTCAAGCGGTCCGCATTCCAACCAAGAACTTTTGCAATTTTTTTGTTCAAACGAGTTTTCTCTACTAGATCAAGTGTCCCAACAGTACCAACCCCAGAACGTCTAAAATAAAAATCTGTTAGATGAAAAATATCTTCATGAGTGACCATATATTCCACTTCTTCTTCATAATAGATCTCACCATTTGGGATCCGATACGTTTCTTTTCCTTCTAAAGATAAAACCTTCCATGTAACACTACCATAACGTCTGGCCAAGGTCTCTAACTTTGCACCTTCGGTTTTTGGGAATTTAAACTGTAATTCGTTTACAAGTTCCTTTAGACTTTGGTATCTTCCCCCAAGTAGTGGTGTAAACTTTGTGGCGCATGGAGATTCCTGGCCTTTTGTGTAACTGTCAATTGCATTTACTAAATTTTCTGCAACAGCACGGCTCGTTGTATACTTACCACCTAACGCAGAAAAGAATCCGGGGAACCCTTCGTTTTCATAATGAAAAATTTCCGATTTCCTAGACGCAGAATAAGTTCCTTCTGTACTCCCTGGGTCTTCTACCAGTGGGCGAAGGCCACCGTAATAATAATCCACATCTTTTAAAGTGAGTTTCGCAAATCCAAAACTATAATTTACTTCATCTAATAAATCCACAAGTTCTGACTGTTTGACTTTAAAAGCATCCGGATCATCGTCGTAAGCTGTATCGGTCGTTCCAACAATGGTTTTTCCACGCCAAGGAATGACAAAAAGATGAGAGCCATCCCTTTTGGACAGAACAACACATTCATTTCCACATATATTACGAACCACTGCATGAATTCCTTTGGAGCGGACCAGTTTTTTCTCTGCAGTGACTCCCGTCATAGATTCAATCACATCCGCCCAAGGGCCGGCCGAATTCACAACCACCTTACTTGATACAAGTACCTTTTTACCGGTAAGTGTATCCGTAAGACCCACCGTATAACCACCGCTATTTTGTTTTCTTAATGTTGTGACGGAAAGATAATTGAAGGCATGAGCTCCCTTTTCTTTCGCAGATAAAATAAATTCCGTTGTATGTTTTTCTGGATTGGGATTTGCATAATCATAATATTGAAAACAACCCTTCAAAGATTTTCGATCCAGCCCTAATACTTTATAGATGGTTTCTCCTAACGAATTCCATCTATATCTAGGAAGTTTTACATCAGCATCAATCTCTTGATTTCGATCAAAGGAAAGAGCATTGTATAGTTCCATCCCCAGAAACAATTGGATACGTTGGAACCAGGAACGAATCGGAATGATAAACCCCATCGGCCGCACGGCATGAGGAGAAATTTTGGCAAGATACCTTCTTTCCGAAAGTGACTCACGTACAAGTCCAAACTCAAGATTTTTTAAATATCTAAGTCCACCATGAATGAGTTTCGAAGTTGCTTGGCTTGTTCCGGAAGCATAATCATTTTTTTCTAATAGAAGGCAATTATAACCACGAAGGGTTGCATCCCAGAGAACATTTGCACCGGTAATCCCTCCACCGACAATGATAATATCGTATTCCGATTTTAGATGACCAAGTCTGTTGTTTTCTTTTTTTGTAATTTGTTTCATGGGTTTAACATTTGATTGGGAGTACGTTTGGCAAAATTTTGAAATGAGCAGGAAGTTGTCCCATATTTTCGCCATCTACATCGATAAAAACATCTTCGTCAGACTCAGCAGTTAGTTCGGTGATTTGTTTGGAAATGACTTTCGAATCTTCAGACAATTTTCCTCGGTACAAATAACCAAACTTTCGAAGGGTCTCCATCACCGTCACATCTTGAATGGCAAGTAAATCCATTTTGCCGTCATCGAGTTTTGCTTTTGGAGCGAACCACATTCCACCACCCGCATACTCTCCGTTAGCACAGACAATCAACCTACATTTGTTTGTAATTTTTTCAAATTTGGAAAGTGTCAGAGTAATCTTTTTGTTGGTATAGGTGAATAAACCAAGAATCGAATATAATAAAAATACTCCCTTACCTCCGATGATATGCGCCAATTTTGACCGATTGACCTTATAAACCACCTCACCACCCATTCCGAAATCAGCCAAATTCAAACATAGGTAATTTCCCTTTGTTTTGTCGGCTTTCGTATAAGTGACTGCAATCAAATCAACGATCCGTTCTTTTCCGATAAGGATTTGTTCCAACGCCTTGATGGGATTTTTTGGAACTTTGACGGTTTTTATAAAGTCGTTTCCTCGCCCAGCAGGGATAGGACTAAAAATAACATTTTTATGAATTAACTTTCCATTTTCAAAAAGACCATTGATCACATTCGAAAAAGTTCCATCCCCACCGATGCCTACAATCCAATGAAACCCTTGTTTGACGGCATCTTTTGCAATGTCACGTGCGGCTCTTTCTTTGGTTGTGGCTTCAAATTCATAAGGAATTCCTTTTTTAATTAATTCCGGTTCTACTTTTTTCCAGACTTTCGCAGAGAGACCTCCACCAGATACAGGATTTAAAATCACTTTCATCTTTCTCATTAAGTCTCTCCTTTATTCCCAGAAAAAAGTCCATAGAATAATACATGTTCAATTGTTTCTAAATAGGCTTTTTCACTTTTGATTTCATTTTGAAAATGCCCATCCAAAATCACTTCTACTGCGCCACGAATCATCCCCCATGCAACTGCCACATTGGGATAAGTCCCTCTTGTATTGATAAGGTTTTCTTGTTTTGCTTGTTTATAGATTTTTTCTAAAAGTGTCAAACGATTGCTTCTTTCTTCAGTTAGCAGTTGGCTCATATCTTCTGACACGTTGTTAATATTTAAATTAACACCACATTGTCTGGCAACAAGATACATATGACGATCCCCCAAACAATGATCAATGTATGCCCTGATTGCCTTTCTAGACATTTCTATAGCAGTATGTTCCTCTAAAGATTTTTCCAAACGTTTACGCAAACGAACATAATCTTCATATTGAATGCGCGCCATCAAATCATCTTTACTTTTAAAATGGAGATATATGGTTCCGCGCCCTATCTCCAATTGTTTTGCTATGTCATCCATCTTCACTAAAGATGGATGTTTGGTTCTAAAGAGTTCAATGGCACAATTGAGAATGTCTGCTTCTCTTTGTGCAAATTCGCGTTTTTTCCTTTCAGAAACACCCATTATTTAAGTCCTAACAATCCGCCTGGATTCATGATTCCTTTTGGATCAAAAGTCTTTTTAAGAGAAGATAAAATTCGAAGTCCTTCTTTACCAACTTCCCCTTCCATCCAAGGAGATAACATCCTTCCAATTCCGTGGTGGTGAGAAAGCGATCCTCCATGTTTATGGATGCTGTCGATAATTCCTTTGTGAAATTTCACAAAATCCGTAATTTCATTTTTCTCTTTTATAGGACTTAAAAATATAAAATACAGATTGGCTCCATTTTCATAGGCATGAGAAATATGTACCATACAAGATGTGTTTTCATGACTTTTGATATAAGCTCTAGTTTTCTCCCATAACTCATGTAAGTTTGACCAACTAACCGCTGTCTCTAAAGTATCAATTCGAATCCCTTCATCCATCAAATAATCTCTAAGATACGCACTCGAATACCTTTGGTGTAACCATTTGTTTACCGGAGATTCTCCTGTAGAAAACCCACCATTCCGTTTCGCAATTTTTTTGATCTTTTTTAATACTTCTTTTGCATACGAAGGATCACCATCAATGATGATATGCATAAGAGACCGTTCCATCGGTTTGTACCCAATGAATCTAAGAAAATAATCTTCTTTACCACCATGAAGGCCACTCATATGAAACGAGATATCCGTTTCTTCTGGGTCTTGGATACGAAAGAAATGTGGTTTCCCAAAACCTGCTTGCATCACATCCCGCATTGTTTCCACGGCTTTTTCAAAGTTTTTAAAAATGAAGGAACCTTTTGCAGAATTTTCCGGATGGAATTTGCGAATTTTTAATGTTGCTCTTGTGATGACACCGAAACTTCCTTCAGTTCCTAAAAACAATCGAAATAAATCTGGACCAATGGATGCAGCAGGATAGGCCTTTGATTCAAACTTACCAGAAGGAGTAATCGCTGTTAGACTAAGAAGTATATCTTCGATTTTTCC of Leptospira mtsangambouensis contains these proteins:
- a CDS encoding protein kinase, giving the protein MAHPLIDTKESLSQLVSNALQGEKYPIAKIISKIETEKNLEFRESLFQELSLQNPDTKEGLTIGITGTPGAGKSSLLGELCKLFLDFAPDKKMAIVAIDPSSNLSGGSILGDRTRVTLPRRDTRIYFRSQPSQLELGGLNPYTYHVIRFLRRIFDYVFIETVGIGQNEISVSLISDLSFLVMQPLGGDQVQFMKSGIMEVPEAFIINKCDEESLANSSYYMLESTLEFIKDILPNQSLPPIFKTSVTKRKGIEELLLYILQYQKRKDKNSETLTQLTQWIRNEYGRWGISIWEELESSKWNQAVKRNPLGGIHKLKYEEEERKIVSFIQSKIK
- a CDS encoding acyl-CoA thioesterase; this translates as MARIAIDIPEKQIYSTNLSVRISDINFAGHLAHDAILTLTHECRARFFHSHGWTEINVEGKGIVVSDVAIVYKSEAFFPDDLMMQLFVDNVSKKSLEMVYVITHKNGGKEIARAKTAIVFFDYAERKPCPIPEVFLKVLI
- a CDS encoding glycerol-3-phosphate dehydrogenase/oxidase; the encoded protein is MKQITKKENNRLGHLKSEYDIIIVGGGITGANVLWDATLRGYNCLLLEKNDYASGTSQATSKLIHGGLRYLKNLEFGLVRESLSERRYLAKISPHAVRPMGFIIPIRSWFQRIQLFLGMELYNALSFDRNQEIDADVKLPRYRWNSLGETIYKVLGLDRKSLKGCFQYYDYANPNPEKHTTEFILSAKEKGAHAFNYLSVTTLRKQNSGGYTVGLTDTLTGKKVLVSSKVVVNSAGPWADVIESMTGVTAEKKLVRSKGIHAVVRNICGNECVVLSKRDGSHLFVIPWRGKTIVGTTDTAYDDDPDAFKVKQSELVDLLDEVNYSFGFAKLTLKDVDYYYGGLRPLVEDPGSTEGTYSASRKSEIFHYENEGFPGFFSALGGKYTTSRAVAENLVNAIDSYTKGQESPCATKFTPLLGGRYQSLKELVNELQFKFPKTEGAKLETLARRYGSVTWKVLSLEGKETYRIPNGEIYYEEEVEYMVTHEDIFHLTDFYFRRSGVGTVGTLDLVEKTRLNKKIAKVLGWNADRLKEEEKLVDERYKWFVD
- a CDS encoding diacylglycerol/lipid kinase family protein — translated: MRKMKVILNPVSGGGLSAKVWKKVEPELIKKGIPYEFEATTKERAARDIAKDAVKQGFHWIVGIGGDGTFSNVINGLFENGKLIHKNVIFSPIPAGRGNDFIKTVKVPKNPIKALEQILIGKERIVDLIAVTYTKADKTKGNYLCLNLADFGMGGEVVYKVNRSKLAHIIGGKGVFLLYSILGLFTYTNKKITLTLSKFEKITNKCRLIVCANGEYAGGGMWFAPKAKLDDGKMDLLAIQDVTVMETLRKFGYLYRGKLSEDSKVISKQITELTAESDEDVFIDVDGENMGQLPAHFKILPNVLPIKC
- a CDS encoding TetR/AcrR family transcriptional regulator, with product MGVSERKKREFAQREADILNCAIELFRTKHPSLVKMDDIAKQLEIGRGTIYLHFKSKDDLMARIQYEDYVRLRKRLEKSLEEHTAIEMSRKAIRAYIDHCLGDRHMYLVARQCGVNLNINNVSEDMSQLLTEERSNRLTLLEKIYKQAKQENLINTRGTYPNVAVAWGMIRGAVEVILDGHFQNEIKSEKAYLETIEHVLFYGLFSGNKGET
- a CDS encoding FAD-binding oxidoreductase, whose product is MQTRDIYKWGSPDVEEKLPEHTLKFLEEQFPVDKEFKASLPKGELPLNPLKKSKLSQTTITKLKQIVGKDHVLLDDPSRARHSIGKFYTEIYKARFGEVTDVVDVVVSPKNEAEVIEIISLANAGKIPVIPYGAGSTVTKALQAPKGGISLDLSRLNRIIEFNAIDSTVTVEAGVYGPVLEKHLNERGYTCGHFPQSFEFSTVGGWIAAKGAGQASTGYGKIEDILLSLTAITPSGKFESKAYPAASIGPDLFRLFLGTEGSFGVITRATLKIRKFHPENSAKGSFIFKNFEKAVETMRDVMQAGFGKPHFFRIQDPEETDISFHMSGLHGGKEDYFLRFIGYKPMERSLMHIIIDGDPSYAKEVLKKIKKIAKRNGGFSTGESPVNKWLHQRYSSAYLRDYLMDEGIRIDTLETAVSWSNLHELWEKTRAYIKSHENTSCMVHISHAYENGANLYFIFLSPIKEKNEITDFVKFHKGIIDSIHKHGGSLSHHHGIGRMLSPWMEGEVGKEGLRILSSLKKTFDPKGIMNPGGLLGLK